One genomic segment of Methylocystis sp. SC2 includes these proteins:
- a CDS encoding sorbosone dehydrogenase family protein has translation MRVGAAALLLFCTFGEGVAAAQPVAQHRRGAEIESTLTRIKLPPGFSIALYALVPEARTLAVGREGRAIFVGTAETHAFVITPGESKAASVERFAPSMTFTMPHGLCFSKDGALFLVERNRVTRFDDAEKNWRDAAAHATVVVKAGDLIPRSEESRGHASRVCRVGPDDKLYISLGQPNNVAPRDKLALYEKTGIGGVIRMNRDGSQREVFATGVRNSVGMAFDTDGSLWFTDNQVDSMGDDRPPGEINRADRAGLNFGFPWYGGGHVRTNEYARAEPPKDVVFPVVETAPHAADLGMMFYRGDMFPKEYRGAMFYAQHGSWDRSMPIGARVMVTRAGTTASAPFAEGWNVGSESYLGRPVDVAELADGSLLVTDDQNGAIYRITYRAP, from the coding sequence ATGCGCGTGGGAGCCGCCGCACTTCTGCTCTTCTGCACTTTCGGCGAGGGCGTCGCCGCCGCTCAGCCGGTTGCTCAGCACCGTAGGGGCGCGGAGATCGAATCCACCCTGACGCGCATCAAGCTGCCTCCGGGCTTTTCGATTGCGCTTTATGCGCTCGTTCCCGAGGCGCGCACGCTCGCCGTCGGCAGAGAAGGACGCGCGATCTTTGTCGGCACGGCGGAAACGCACGCCTTTGTGATCACGCCCGGCGAGAGCAAGGCCGCGTCGGTCGAGCGATTCGCGCCGTCGATGACATTCACGATGCCTCACGGCCTGTGTTTTTCAAAGGACGGCGCGCTCTTTCTCGTCGAGCGCAATCGGGTCACTCGTTTCGACGACGCCGAGAAAAACTGGCGCGACGCGGCGGCGCACGCCACGGTCGTGGTGAAGGCGGGCGACCTCATTCCGCGCAGCGAGGAGAGTCGCGGCCACGCGTCGCGGGTCTGCCGCGTCGGACCTGACGACAAGCTCTACATTTCTCTTGGCCAGCCGAACAATGTCGCGCCGCGAGACAAGCTCGCGCTTTACGAGAAAACGGGAATCGGCGGCGTCATTCGGATGAATCGCGACGGATCGCAGCGCGAAGTCTTCGCGACCGGCGTCCGCAATTCCGTCGGCATGGCCTTCGACACGGACGGATCGCTCTGGTTCACCGACAATCAGGTCGACTCCATGGGCGACGATCGCCCGCCTGGCGAAATCAATCGCGCCGACCGGGCAGGATTGAACTTCGGCTTCCCCTGGTATGGCGGCGGTCATGTGCGCACCAATGAATATGCGCGCGCCGAGCCGCCGAAAGACGTCGTCTTCCCTGTCGTGGAGACCGCGCCGCACGCCGCCGATCTTGGCATGATGTTTTACCGCGGCGACATGTTTCCGAAGGAATATCGGGGCGCGATGTTTTACGCGCAGCACGGATCGTGGGACCGGAGCATGCCGATCGGCGCGCGCGTGATGGTCACGCGCGCCGGAACGACCGCGAGCGCGCCATTCGCCGAAGGCTGGAACGTCGGCTCCGAATCCTATCTCGGCAGGCCGGTTGACGTTGCGGAACTTGCGGACGGATCGCTTCTCGTCACCGACGATCAGAACGGCGCCATTTATCGGATCACCTATCGAGCGCCGTAG
- a CDS encoding PRC-barrel domain-containing protein yields the protein MASVKRALQEVTMGMAQPNANLISSDKVEGTDVYDAAGNKIGEIDHLMIDRVSGVVRYAIMTFGGFLGIGEGEHPLPWKAFRYDTNLGGYIANVTEEQLQNAPEYAGDENWSDRDWETRLHKNYGSSPYWEDTATSTASRDQSTSM from the coding sequence ATGGCGTCGGTTAAGCGCGCGCTGCAGGAGGTTACTATGGGCATGGCACAGCCAAACGCCAACCTTATCTCCAGCGATAAGGTCGAAGGCACGGATGTGTATGACGCGGCCGGCAACAAGATTGGCGAAATTGATCACCTGATGATCGATCGCGTCTCCGGTGTGGTTCGGTATGCAATCATGACGTTCGGCGGCTTTCTGGGCATCGGCGAAGGCGAGCATCCCTTGCCCTGGAAGGCGTTCCGTTACGACACCAACCTCGGCGGGTATATCGCAAACGTGACCGAAGAGCAGCTGCAGAATGCTCCCGAATATGCGGGCGACGAGAATTGGAGCGACCGCGACTGGGAAACCAGGCTGCACAAGAACTACGGGTCTTCCCCGTATTGGGAAGACACGGCGACGTCGACGGCGTCGAGAGACCAGTCGACCTCGATGTGA
- a CDS encoding TerC family protein, translating to MSPEFSLGWEIFEIIWINLLLSGDNAILIALACRQLPVRQRRWGVFLGALGGVILRIAFTLVVVELMAIPYLKIVGAILLLIVAVKLLIDEAEHSDVKAKPNLWSAVGAIIMADAVMSLDNVIAIAAAAHGSTNLIVFGLLVSVPIVMFGAGALLKVLERFPALVWAGAGLLGWVAGDMAGADPALPTFVHVSNHGALELGLSIAGCVLVLAVSLAIAIYRQWREDQRVSRD from the coding sequence ATGTCTCCGGAATTCAGCCTTGGCTGGGAAATCTTCGAGATCATCTGGATCAACCTGCTGCTCTCGGGCGACAATGCAATTTTGATCGCGCTTGCGTGCCGGCAACTGCCGGTGCGTCAGCGGCGCTGGGGCGTTTTTCTGGGCGCGCTTGGCGGCGTCATTCTGCGCATCGCTTTCACGCTCGTCGTCGTCGAGCTTATGGCGATTCCCTATCTGAAAATTGTCGGCGCCATTCTGCTGCTCATCGTCGCCGTGAAACTGCTGATCGACGAAGCCGAGCATTCTGACGTCAAGGCCAAACCCAACCTTTGGAGCGCGGTCGGCGCAATCATTATGGCGGACGCCGTGATGTCGCTCGACAATGTGATCGCCATCGCGGCGGCGGCGCATGGCTCGACCAATCTCATCGTTTTCGGACTACTCGTTTCGGTGCCGATCGTGATGTTCGGCGCGGGCGCGCTGCTGAAGGTGCTGGAGAGATTTCCGGCGCTGGTCTGGGCGGGCGCAGGCCTTCTCGGCTGGGTCGCTGGCGACATGGCGGGCGCCGATCCGGCCCTGCCCACCTTCGTGCATGTTTCGAACCACGGCGCGCTCGAACTTGGACTTTCGATCGCCGGCTGCGTCCTAGTGCTGGCCGTCTCCTTGGCGATTGCGATTTACCGGCAGTGGCGCGAGGACCAGCGCGTCTCGCGAGACTAA
- a CDS encoding tetratricopeptide repeat protein — MGFCRAATSRRQASLRSGQALTRGAAALAIIALAGCETASGIRPPGRGIAEIADTDPNSASVNINSLTEVIRRNPSSAEAYDTRGVAYARVGRFQEAVADFTQAIKLEPNNSAAYTNRALALRQMGQSDAARADFDRAIEVNPKHAPAYVGRANLLRAQGNLDQALADLDQAIRLNPESAQAFHARGLIHQKRGDDARAVTDFDNAIDRDPFAAAPYLARGESLVTLGKYDKAVEDFNAALNVDSKSALAWAWLGVAYDKSGNRSKARESFQRALTLDPQQPLAKQGMARG, encoded by the coding sequence ATGGGCTTTTGCCGTGCGGCGACGTCGCGTCGCCAAGCTTCGCTCCGATCTGGTCAGGCCCTAACGCGCGGCGCAGCGGCGCTCGCCATCATTGCTTTGGCCGGCTGCGAAACCGCAAGCGGCATCCGGCCGCCGGGACGCGGCATCGCCGAGATCGCCGACACCGACCCGAACTCCGCCTCCGTCAACATTAATTCGCTCACCGAAGTGATTCGGCGCAATCCGTCGAGCGCCGAGGCGTACGACACCCGCGGCGTCGCTTACGCTCGGGTCGGGCGGTTCCAGGAGGCGGTCGCCGACTTCACGCAGGCCATCAAGCTCGAGCCGAATAATTCGGCGGCCTACACCAATCGTGCGCTCGCGCTCCGCCAAATGGGCCAGAGCGACGCCGCCCGCGCCGACTTCGACCGGGCGATCGAGGTCAATCCCAAACATGCGCCGGCTTACGTCGGCCGCGCCAACCTGCTGCGCGCCCAGGGCAACCTCGATCAGGCGCTTGCCGATCTCGACCAGGCCATTCGCCTCAATCCCGAAAGCGCGCAGGCGTTTCATGCGCGCGGGCTCATCCATCAGAAACGCGGCGATGATGCGCGCGCCGTGACTGATTTCGATAACGCCATCGACCGCGATCCCTTTGCGGCGGCCCCCTACCTGGCGCGCGGCGAAAGCCTGGTCACGCTCGGCAAATATGACAAGGCGGTCGAGGATTTCAACGCCGCGCTCAACGTCGACAGCAAGAGCGCGCTCGCGTGGGCCTGGCTCGGCGTCGCTTACGACAAGAGCGGCAACCGCTCCAAGGCGCGCGAATCCTTTCAGCGCGCGCTCACGCTCGATCCGCAGCAGCCCCTCGCCAAACAGGGCATGGCGCGCGGCTAG
- a CDS encoding metal ABC transporter ATP-binding protein — MSAAAHAPAIRLVNLTLGYDRRPAVHHLDGEIAPGEGLAVCGPNGAGKSTLLKALAGLLTPLGGDIHFGGLSPRAVAYLPQVVDIDRAFPINVRDFVAMGALARVGLFGALNAAEQVRVGAAIETVGLVGFESRTLETLSGGQMQRALFARLIVQDQPVILLDEPFGAIDAATIDDLLALIARWRAEGRTVVAVLHELDIVRRAFPRTLLLARECIFWGDTRDALCEKNLVRARAMSEAFDERARECLRDEFDAQDRLHVH; from the coding sequence TTGAGCGCGGCCGCCCATGCGCCGGCGATCCGGCTCGTCAATCTCACCCTCGGCTATGATCGTCGCCCCGCGGTTCATCACCTTGACGGCGAAATCGCCCCCGGAGAAGGACTCGCCGTCTGCGGCCCGAACGGCGCCGGCAAGTCGACGCTGCTCAAGGCGCTCGCCGGGCTGCTGACGCCGCTTGGCGGAGACATTCATTTCGGCGGCCTGTCGCCGCGCGCCGTCGCCTATTTGCCGCAGGTCGTCGACATTGACCGCGCTTTCCCGATCAATGTGCGCGATTTCGTGGCCATGGGCGCTCTGGCGCGCGTCGGTCTTTTCGGGGCGCTGAACGCGGCCGAGCAGGTTCGGGTGGGCGCGGCGATCGAAACGGTCGGACTCGTCGGCTTCGAATCGCGAACGCTCGAAACCCTCTCCGGCGGACAGATGCAGCGGGCGCTGTTCGCCCGGCTGATCGTCCAGGACCAGCCGGTCATTCTTCTCGACGAGCCTTTCGGCGCGATCGACGCAGCGACGATCGACGATCTCTTGGCCTTGATCGCGCGATGGCGCGCCGAAGGGCGCACCGTCGTCGCCGTTCTTCACGAACTGGACATCGTCCGCCGCGCCTTCCCGCGCACGCTGCTGCTTGCCCGCGAATGCATTTTTTGGGGCGACACGCGCGACGCGCTTTGCGAAAAGAATCTCGTCCGCGCGCGCGCCATGTCGGAGGCCTTCGACGAGCGCGCGCGCGAATGTCTTCGCGATGAGTTTGACGCCCAAGATCGCCTGCATGTTCACTGA
- a CDS encoding metal ABC transporter permease, which produces MFTDVFVTPFADYEFMRRALVGSLALALSGAPLGVFLILRRMSLAGDALSHAILPGAAVGYLVAGLSLPAMTFGGLFAGLVVALAAGAASRFTTLREDASLAAFYLVSLALGVTLVSLRGSNVDLLHVLFGSVVGLDDAALLLLVGVSTVTLILLAVFYRALVLDTLDPLFLRQTSAFGEFTPFLFLALVVLNLVAGFHALGTLMAVGVMMLPAAAARLWTRDLAIALPLAAAIGALCCYGGLVFSNETSAPTGPAIILAAGVVYFLSMIFGRAGGVLRLKRPRRHLEG; this is translated from the coding sequence ATGTTCACTGACGTCTTCGTCACGCCATTCGCCGATTACGAATTCATGCGACGGGCGCTTGTCGGCTCCCTGGCGCTCGCGCTTTCAGGCGCGCCGCTCGGCGTCTTCCTGATCCTTCGGCGCATGTCGCTGGCCGGCGACGCGCTGTCCCATGCAATTCTTCCCGGAGCCGCCGTCGGCTATCTCGTCGCCGGCCTGTCATTGCCGGCGATGACCTTCGGCGGCCTCTTCGCCGGGCTCGTCGTCGCGCTCGCCGCCGGCGCGGCCTCGCGATTTACGACGCTGCGCGAGGACGCGTCGCTCGCGGCCTTCTATCTCGTCTCGCTGGCGCTGGGCGTGACGCTCGTATCGCTGCGCGGTTCAAACGTCGATCTGCTCCACGTGCTCTTCGGCTCGGTCGTCGGACTTGACGACGCGGCGCTTCTGCTGCTTGTCGGCGTCTCGACCGTCACGCTCATTCTGCTGGCGGTTTTCTACCGAGCGCTGGTGTTGGATACGCTCGATCCTCTGTTCTTGCGGCAGACGAGCGCCTTCGGCGAATTCACGCCCTTCCTCTTCCTCGCCCTGGTGGTGCTCAATCTCGTCGCGGGCTTTCATGCGCTGGGCACGCTGATGGCCGTCGGCGTGATGATGCTTCCCGCCGCGGCGGCGCGGTTGTGGACGCGCGATCTCGCCATAGCCCTGCCCCTTGCCGCGGCGATCGGCGCCCTCTGCTGTTACGGCGGTCTCGTCTTCTCCAACGAGACCAGCGCGCCGACCGGACCCGCCATCATTCTCGCCGCGGGCGTCGTCTATTTCTTGTCGATGATCTTTGGCCGCGCCGGCGGCGTGCTGCGGTTAAAAAGGCCGCGCCGGCATCTCGAAGGATAG
- a CDS encoding metal ABC transporter substrate-binding protein, with the protein MLTRRSALALSFAACVAPAMAQGQKIPVVASFSIIGDLVRQVGGDRVSVATIVGPDGDAHVYQPSPADGRSIAQARLIFVNGLGFEGWLDRLVTAAKSKGEVFTLGKGVTARKDEEGQDPHAWQDVANAKVYVEAIQQALTAVDPEGAKTYKANADAYIAKLDALDAEIQQAIAAIPQERRRVVSTHDAFGYFAARYGVEFIAPQGVSTEADVSARDVAKIIDAVKMHKVSAVFIENIADPRLAKRIASETGARMGGVLYSDALSDSKGDGATYIDMMRHNVRQLTKALAP; encoded by the coding sequence ATGCTTACACGCCGCAGCGCGCTCGCGCTTTCATTCGCCGCATGCGTCGCGCCCGCGATGGCGCAAGGGCAGAAAATTCCCGTCGTCGCCAGCTTTTCGATTATCGGCGATCTTGTGCGGCAGGTCGGCGGCGACCGGGTTTCCGTCGCCACCATCGTCGGTCCCGACGGCGACGCCCATGTCTACCAGCCCAGCCCGGCCGACGGCCGCAGCATCGCGCAAGCCCGGTTGATTTTCGTCAACGGGCTCGGATTTGAAGGCTGGCTCGACCGTCTCGTCACCGCCGCCAAAAGCAAGGGCGAAGTGTTCACCTTGGGCAAAGGCGTCACTGCGCGAAAGGACGAAGAGGGGCAGGATCCGCACGCTTGGCAGGACGTCGCCAACGCCAAAGTTTACGTCGAGGCCATCCAGCAAGCGCTGACGGCCGTCGATCCTGAGGGCGCAAAGACCTATAAGGCCAACGCCGACGCCTATATCGCCAAGCTCGACGCGCTGGACGCAGAGATCCAGCAGGCGATCGCCGCGATTCCCCAGGAGCGTCGCCGCGTCGTCTCGACTCATGACGCCTTCGGCTATTTCGCCGCCCGTTACGGGGTCGAGTTCATCGCGCCGCAAGGGGTTTCGACCGAAGCGGACGTCAGCGCCCGCGACGTCGCCAAGATCATCGACGCAGTCAAAATGCATAAGGTCTCGGCGGTCTTCATCGAGAATATCGCCGATCCGCGCCTCGCCAAGAGGATCGCCAGCGAGACCGGCGCCCGGATGGGCGGCGTGCTCTATTCCGATGCGCTGTCCGACTCGAAGGGCGATGGCGCGACCTATATCGACATGATGCGCCACAATGTAAGACAATTGACCAAAGCCTTAGCGCCGTGA
- a CDS encoding GTP-binding protein encodes MTDKIPVTVITGYLGAGKTTLLNRILTEQHGRRYAVIVNEFGEIGIDNDLVVGADEEVFEMNNGCICCTVRGDLIRIIEGLMRRRGKFDAIIVETTGLANPAPVAQTFFMDADVKEAARLDAVVTVADAKWLSERLKDAPEAKSQIAFADVIVLNKTDLVSDEELADVEGRIRAINPYAALHRAVRSGVPLQAVLERNAFDLDRILEIEPAFLDAEESSHDHDDVHECGPDCGHDHHEHDHPDHDHDHDHDHGHAHEHKHENHHAPRAGMQHFHDDEMHSVSIRHDGPVDPERFVPWLNELIQRDGPDILRSKGIIAFRDEPRRFVFQGVHQILDGDLQREWKEGEKRESRLVFIGRKLKEQEIREGFEKIVLGASAAQETSHS; translated from the coding sequence ATGACCGACAAAATTCCCGTCACCGTCATCACCGGCTATCTCGGCGCCGGCAAGACGACGCTTCTCAACCGCATTCTCACCGAGCAGCATGGCCGGCGCTACGCCGTCATCGTCAATGAGTTCGGCGAGATCGGCATCGACAACGATCTCGTGGTGGGCGCCGACGAAGAAGTCTTCGAAATGAATAACGGCTGCATCTGCTGCACCGTGCGCGGCGATCTCATTCGCATCATCGAGGGCCTGATGCGCCGACGCGGCAAGTTCGATGCGATCATCGTCGAGACGACGGGGCTCGCCAATCCGGCGCCCGTCGCGCAGACCTTCTTCATGGACGCTGACGTCAAGGAGGCGGCGCGGCTCGACGCGGTGGTGACGGTCGCCGACGCCAAATGGCTCAGCGAGCGGCTGAAGGACGCGCCGGAAGCGAAGAGTCAGATCGCCTTCGCCGATGTGATCGTCCTGAACAAAACCGATCTCGTCTCAGACGAAGAGCTCGCGGACGTCGAAGGCCGCATCCGCGCGATCAATCCCTACGCCGCCTTGCATCGCGCGGTGAGGTCGGGCGTTCCGCTGCAGGCGGTCTTGGAGCGCAACGCCTTCGACCTCGACCGGATTCTGGAGATCGAGCCGGCGTTCCTCGACGCCGAGGAGTCGAGTCACGATCACGACGACGTTCACGAATGCGGTCCTGATTGCGGCCATGATCATCACGAGCATGATCATCCCGACCACGACCACGACCACGACCACGATCATGGCCATGCGCATGAGCATAAGCATGAAAATCATCACGCGCCTCGCGCTGGGATGCAGCATTTCCATGACGACGAGATGCACTCCGTCTCGATCCGCCACGACGGCCCGGTCGATCCTGAACGGTTCGTCCCTTGGCTGAACGAGCTGATTCAGCGCGACGGACCGGACATTCTGCGCAGCAAGGGGATCATCGCCTTCAGGGACGAGCCGCGGCGGTTCGTGTTCCAAGGCGTCCATCAGATCCTCGACGGCGATTTGCAGCGGGAATGGAAAGAAGGAGAGAAGCGCGAATCGCGCCTCGTCTTTATCGGCAGGAAGCTCAAGGAGCAGGAGATCCGCGAGGGCTTCGAAAAGATCGTCCTTGGCGCGTCGGCCGCGCAGGAGACGTCTCATTCATAA
- a CDS encoding DUF6101 family protein has product MVEANAARRIEEGVFVQRDRRADGGARRIRVTRNDVLISRRFSGISMVITVPVTAYCGVALEVQPADDGSARYVLSLAHSDPDLDILLGETQDCAAAASDWRHWAAWLGLPRVTEEDGALRSRESVGEEIAAAFVRRRCETSLGKRRPRFLMRRKAGDSRRAKVVYGAEREIISYE; this is encoded by the coding sequence ATGGTTGAGGCCAATGCAGCGCGCAGGATCGAAGAAGGAGTCTTTGTTCAGCGTGACCGCCGCGCCGACGGCGGGGCGCGGCGCATCCGCGTCACTCGGAACGACGTTTTAATCTCCCGCCGCTTCAGCGGCATCTCCATGGTCATCACGGTGCCCGTCACCGCCTATTGCGGCGTCGCTCTCGAGGTGCAGCCCGCGGACGACGGATCGGCGCGCTACGTTCTTTCGCTGGCGCACAGCGACCCCGACCTCGACATTCTTCTCGGCGAGACTCAAGACTGCGCCGCCGCCGCCTCAGACTGGCGTCACTGGGCGGCCTGGCTTGGGCTGCCGCGGGTCACCGAGGAGGACGGCGCGTTGCGGTCGCGCGAGAGCGTCGGCGAAGAGATCGCCGCCGCCTTCGTGCGCCGGCGCTGCGAGACCAGTCTGGGCAAGCGTCGTCCGCGATTTCTCATGCGCCGCAAGGCCGGCGACTCCCGTCGCGCGAAGGTCGTGTATGGCGCGGAGCGCGAGATCATTTCTTATGAATGA
- a CDS encoding 3'(2'),5'-bisphosphate nucleotidase CysQ translates to MMGSSQAELAAFLPELENVTRRAGEIAMAYFRAGERTTAAVSYKYGGSPVTEADFAVDRFLFHEMARIAPEAAWLSEESVDTAERLARDALMVVDPIDGTLAFSRGDARWSVSIALVVGGRPVAGIIHAPALGETYVGALGLGAFLNGSPLIAPQRAEIAGAALVAPRAMQDRLAASPRGFVMAPRTPSLALRLADIASGRHDIVVAAPNARDWDIAAADILLAEAGAMLSEPEGVALTYNRVSLVRDMLIAAPNSLFDDSLAVAREVLEGKL, encoded by the coding sequence ATGATGGGCTCCAGCCAAGCGGAACTCGCCGCTTTTCTTCCAGAACTCGAGAACGTCACGCGCAGGGCCGGCGAGATCGCCATGGCGTATTTCCGCGCGGGCGAGCGGACGACCGCCGCGGTTTCCTACAAATACGGCGGCTCGCCGGTCACCGAGGCCGATTTCGCGGTCGATCGGTTCCTGTTCCATGAGATGGCGCGGATCGCGCCCGAGGCGGCGTGGCTTTCTGAAGAGAGCGTCGACACCGCCGAGCGTCTGGCGCGCGACGCCTTGATGGTGGTCGATCCGATCGATGGAACGCTGGCGTTCTCGCGCGGCGACGCGCGCTGGTCGGTTTCCATCGCTCTGGTGGTTGGCGGCCGGCCGGTCGCCGGGATCATCCACGCGCCGGCGCTGGGCGAGACTTATGTCGGCGCGCTCGGGCTCGGCGCCTTCCTCAACGGCTCCCCGCTCATCGCGCCGCAGCGCGCCGAAATCGCCGGCGCCGCGCTCGTCGCGCCTCGCGCCATGCAGGACCGCTTGGCGGCGTCGCCCCGGGGATTCGTGATGGCGCCGCGAACGCCCTCGCTCGCCCTGCGGCTTGCCGATATCGCCTCCGGCCGGCATGATATCGTGGTCGCCGCGCCCAATGCGCGGGACTGGGACATCGCCGCCGCGGATATTCTCCTCGCAGAAGCGGGCGCCATGTTGAGCGAGCCGGAGGGCGTCGCGCTCACCTATAATCGCGTCTCGCTCGTCCGCGACATGCTCATCGCGGCTCCGAATTCGCTGTTCGACGATAGCCTCGCGGTGGCGCGGGAGGTCTTGGAAGGAAAATTATGA
- a CDS encoding DUF4170 domain-containing protein produces MNKTTQATSAKKEKQLLHLVFGGELETLDGVAFRDPSKLDVVGIYPDNDSALAAWKAKAQSTVDNAHMRYFVVHLYRLLDPDVEEL; encoded by the coding sequence ATGAACAAGACGACGCAAGCAACCTCGGCCAAGAAAGAAAAACAGCTGCTGCATCTTGTATTTGGCGGCGAGCTGGAGACGCTCGACGGCGTCGCGTTCCGCGATCCGAGCAAGCTCGACGTCGTCGGCATCTATCCGGACAATGATAGCGCGCTCGCCGCGTGGAAAGCGAAAGCGCAATCCACGGTGGATAACGCGCATATGCGTTATTTCGTGGTGCATCTTTATCGGCTGCTCGATCCGGATGTGGAGGAGCTATAG
- a CDS encoding 3-deoxy-D-manno-octulosonic acid transferase — protein MSLLTVYRLATIAATPFASAVLNWRANHGKEDPARLAERMGESNRPRPRGRLVWLHGASVGESLSLLPLIERFIQRGLDVLVTSGTVSSARVLSARLPAGAFHQYAPIDAPKFVERFLDHWRPDIAVFAESELWPNIVAGVRARGAPLVLANARISRKSAERWRAVPGAAKSVFGAVDLCLAQDSDNAARFLALGARCVRIAGNLKFDVPPPPADSAKLAAFNGAIGARPAWAAVSTHPGEEDLVLDAHLDMAAQTPSLLTIIAPRRWERGVEIVEAARARGLTAALRSQESEPRRDVDVYVVDSVGELGLIFRSVGVVLMGKSLLPGGGGQNPIEPAKLGCAILHGPHVENFAEAYGELAAAKAAARVADAASLARAAQYLLAEPARMRKMGRAAAETVERLGGASRGIMTAVEPYLAQMAVAQQ, from the coding sequence ATGTCGCTTCTGACAGTGTACCGGCTGGCGACGATCGCGGCGACGCCCTTCGCCAGCGCCGTGCTCAATTGGCGCGCCAATCATGGCAAGGAAGATCCAGCGCGACTGGCCGAACGCATGGGCGAGTCGAATCGCCCCCGACCGCGCGGACGGCTGGTCTGGCTGCACGGCGCGAGCGTGGGCGAAAGCCTGTCGCTGCTGCCGCTCATCGAGCGTTTCATTCAGCGCGGCCTTGACGTGCTCGTGACAAGCGGCACCGTCTCGTCTGCGCGCGTTCTCAGCGCGCGCTTGCCGGCGGGCGCCTTTCACCAATACGCGCCGATCGACGCCCCGAAATTCGTCGAGCGCTTCCTCGACCATTGGCGTCCCGACATCGCGGTCTTCGCCGAGTCGGAGCTTTGGCCCAATATCGTCGCGGGCGTGCGCGCGCGCGGCGCGCCGCTGGTTCTCGCCAACGCCCGCATCTCTCGCAAATCCGCCGAGCGCTGGCGCGCGGTTCCCGGCGCCGCGAAATCCGTCTTCGGCGCCGTCGATCTTTGCCTCGCGCAAGATTCCGACAATGCGGCCCGCTTTCTGGCGCTCGGCGCGCGTTGCGTGCGCATCGCCGGCAATCTCAAATTCGACGTGCCGCCGCCGCCGGCCGATTCTGCAAAACTTGCCGCGTTCAATGGCGCGATCGGCGCGCGGCCAGCCTGGGCGGCGGTCTCCACCCATCCCGGCGAAGAAGACCTCGTGCTCGACGCGCATCTCGACATGGCCGCGCAAACCCCGTCGCTGCTGACGATCATCGCGCCACGGCGTTGGGAGCGCGGCGTCGAGATCGTCGAAGCCGCGCGCGCCAGAGGATTGACTGCGGCTTTGCGTTCGCAGGAAAGCGAACCGCGACGCGACGTCGACGTCTATGTCGTCGACAGCGTCGGCGAGCTTGGCCTCATTTTCCGCAGCGTCGGAGTCGTGCTGATGGGCAAGTCGCTGTTGCCCGGCGGCGGCGGACAAAATCCAATCGAGCCGGCGAAGCTCGGCTGCGCGATTCTTCATGGCCCGCATGTCGAAAACTTCGCCGAAGCCTATGGCGAACTCGCAGCCGCAAAGGCGGCCGCGCGCGTTGCAGACGCCGCATCGCTGGCGCGGGCCGCGCAATATCTCCTCGCCGAACCCGCGCGCATGCGCAAGATGGGACGCGCGGCCGCGGAAACGGTCGAGAGATTGGGCGGCGCCTCGCGCGGCATCATGACCGCCGTCGAACCCTATCTCGCGCAAATGGCGGTGGCCCAGCAATGA